Proteins from one Salinispora arenicola genomic window:
- a CDS encoding AfsR/SARP family transcriptional regulator gives MEHAAASLSGHDQPAQPAAFRVLGPLTLSSSKDTLVLPPSKVTSLLAVLLLHPDEVVSVSALRQAIWGDEQPASAKAALQTCTLRLRQLFARHGITGSVIKTVPGGYRITATAETVDLMRFRELIGHTRDVTDPEVELARLEEALALWSDPMLANVPSEALHRDVVPRISEERVRAIERVCDLKIGLGRDRSALVDLWTAVRAYPANERFSAQLASVLYRTGRQADALAELRRIRDHLRHELGIAPGPTLRALELTILRGEAPTSVGPVVRPTSVVTRHPVASGLVGRDALAETIAERLRAGCPIVVLSGPPGVGKTALAQYVGQLVAPDFPGGRVEVTAAATGPVTSLHDAQQQLLTAVDQGHDVQVGRRLLLADDVVNGRQVRDLPALLAPGDALLLTSRQSLSGPVARLGGWLHRVEPLNPDDSLRLLRTALGPEHVDADPQSATQIAALCDHLPLALRIAATRILLRTRTDLAAALEWLRVDPLSRLSLPGEPDMSLGHRFDEALSRTGDTLGAVFVRLATAAPTAITVRQAAQLLDVDPATARDLLDELVDHSLLEEAADHYWIRVLLRRHAQVAADRYAPHPGPPRHPHQAKGSMR, from the coding sequence ATGGAGCACGCCGCGGCGAGCCTATCCGGCCATGACCAGCCAGCCCAACCGGCGGCGTTCCGGGTGCTCGGCCCGTTGACCCTCAGCAGCAGCAAGGACACGCTGGTCCTCCCACCGTCGAAGGTGACCTCGCTGCTCGCCGTGCTGCTGTTGCACCCCGACGAGGTGGTCTCGGTCAGCGCGTTGCGGCAGGCCATCTGGGGCGACGAGCAGCCTGCCTCGGCCAAGGCCGCGCTGCAGACCTGCACCCTGCGACTTCGGCAACTGTTCGCCCGGCACGGCATCACCGGCAGCGTGATCAAGACCGTGCCGGGTGGCTACCGGATCACCGCCACCGCCGAGACCGTCGACCTGATGCGCTTCCGCGAACTGATCGGCCACACCCGCGACGTCACGGACCCGGAGGTGGAACTGGCGAGGCTGGAAGAGGCGCTCGCGCTGTGGAGCGACCCGATGCTGGCCAACGTGCCATCGGAGGCACTGCACCGGGACGTGGTACCCCGGATCAGCGAGGAGCGGGTCCGAGCGATCGAGCGGGTGTGCGACCTGAAGATCGGCCTGGGCCGAGACCGCTCCGCGCTGGTGGACCTCTGGACCGCCGTCCGTGCGTACCCGGCGAACGAGCGCTTCTCCGCGCAACTCGCCTCGGTGCTCTACCGCACCGGCCGGCAGGCCGACGCCCTGGCCGAACTGCGTCGGATCCGGGACCACCTGCGCCACGAACTCGGCATCGCCCCCGGTCCCACCCTGCGCGCGTTGGAGCTGACCATCCTGCGGGGCGAAGCACCCACGTCGGTCGGCCCGGTCGTGCGACCGACCAGCGTGGTGACCCGGCACCCGGTCGCGTCCGGCCTCGTCGGTCGGGACGCGCTCGCCGAGACCATCGCCGAACGCCTCCGCGCGGGATGCCCGATCGTGGTGCTCAGCGGCCCACCCGGCGTCGGCAAGACCGCGCTGGCGCAGTACGTCGGGCAGCTCGTCGCCCCCGACTTCCCCGGCGGCCGGGTGGAGGTGACCGCGGCCGCCACCGGGCCGGTGACGTCGCTGCACGACGCCCAACAGCAGCTACTCACGGCGGTCGACCAGGGCCACGACGTCCAGGTGGGCCGACGACTGTTGCTGGCCGACGACGTGGTCAACGGCCGTCAGGTACGGGACCTGCCGGCCCTGTTGGCGCCCGGCGACGCCCTGCTGCTGACCAGCCGACAAAGCCTCTCTGGACCGGTTGCCCGACTGGGCGGGTGGCTGCACCGGGTGGAGCCGCTGAACCCCGACGACTCGCTGCGGCTGCTCCGTACCGCACTCGGCCCCGAACACGTCGACGCCGACCCGCAGAGCGCCACGCAGATCGCGGCACTCTGCGACCACCTGCCACTCGCGCTGCGCATCGCCGCCACCCGCATCCTGCTGCGTACCAGGACGGACCTCGCGGCGGCGTTGGAGTGGCTGCGCGTCGACCCGCTGAGCCGGCTGAGCCTGCCCGGTGAACCGGACATGTCACTCGGTCACCGCTTCGACGAGGCCCTGTCCCGGACCGGCGACACGCTGGGAGCGGTCTTTGTCCGACTGGCCACCGCGGCTCCCACCGCCATCACCGTCCGACAGGCCGCGCAGCTACTCGACGTCGACCCGGCCACGGCTCGCGACCTGCTCGACGAGCTGGTCGACCACAGCCTGCTCGAGGAGGCCGCGGACCACTACTGGATACGCGTACTGCTGCGGCGACACGCCCAGGTTGCGGCCGATCGGTACGCCCCCCACCCCGGCCCACCGCGACACCCGCACCAAGCGAAGGGATCCATGCGATGA
- a CDS encoding TOMM precursor leader peptide-binding protein, translated as MSTAYDTVAQTRPRVRHDVLFTRTEDGVLFHNATSGFRFSSTTAYRLASVLVPHLNGRNQVADICARLPAGQRAMIGELVSTLYARGFARDVPETEGDPTAILGPAVAAHFATQVAYLDHYTDRAPQRFATFRHTSVAVLGAGPVATACATGLLRNGAATVTVSPAIAPRLAPELAELDAAGCPATTVPLPTTGNEVGWSDLATAQIVVVAGGDDAPRDTLRLLAAGIPADRLLLPAWVAGGRMLVGPVQGEGRTGCWCCVMRRLADNDETGGAGQVWQAAALPSGAAPAATEPDGPLAAMIGNLLAYEVFRLTTGALPAETDGSVIVQHLASLDVLTEQLLAHPRCIFCRPAPPEPAWTTEGLDEAPAEVAPAADPAAGAQEALAQLESHQPLLQPHLGVFRRYDDERWDQTPIKVGAVELTDGSGRRRTVTAFDVHHVAAARLRALRIAAVVNTSSIAVGTPAPQGAERVDAARLGLASGWGDAPVQRWATARSLLSREVVAVPMPVLEPFGAANRRHEAEPTSAGGGAGGDLTEAVRAGLASALAGHTLRQVIAGRDTVRRIRPDTIGTTPELVFLTRSTANLGVTMELLDLGGQRDTGVAVLLARSFDPDRGQWTFALTADPDWTTAAAAALRDVLGQAQLRAQDPELVPDIGDPVLVDFDPGTVPVHDEVDAAGARHRWVDVLQRLPGLGYDVLVAPVGGADLAAGGLVAVKVLLAAGDHR; from the coding sequence ATGAGCACTGCATACGACACGGTGGCGCAGACCCGGCCGCGAGTGCGCCACGACGTGCTGTTCACCCGAACCGAGGACGGAGTGCTGTTCCACAACGCCACCAGCGGCTTCCGGTTCTCCTCCACCACCGCGTACCGGCTGGCGTCGGTACTCGTCCCGCACCTGAACGGGCGCAATCAGGTCGCGGACATCTGTGCCCGGCTACCCGCCGGGCAACGGGCCATGATCGGTGAGCTGGTGAGCACCCTCTACGCACGCGGCTTCGCCCGCGACGTCCCCGAGACGGAGGGAGACCCGACGGCGATCCTCGGCCCGGCGGTGGCCGCGCACTTCGCCACCCAGGTTGCCTACCTCGACCACTACACCGACCGGGCGCCGCAGCGCTTCGCCACCTTCCGGCACACCTCGGTCGCGGTGCTGGGCGCCGGCCCGGTCGCCACCGCCTGCGCCACCGGACTGCTTCGCAACGGCGCCGCCACGGTGACCGTCTCGCCGGCGATCGCGCCGAGGCTCGCGCCCGAGCTGGCCGAGCTCGACGCCGCAGGCTGCCCCGCGACGACCGTGCCGCTGCCCACGACCGGCAACGAGGTCGGCTGGTCCGACCTGGCCACAGCGCAGATCGTCGTGGTGGCCGGCGGGGACGACGCGCCCCGCGACACCCTGCGGCTCCTCGCGGCCGGCATTCCCGCCGACCGGCTGCTCCTGCCCGCCTGGGTCGCCGGCGGACGGATGCTCGTCGGGCCGGTGCAGGGCGAAGGCCGTACCGGATGCTGGTGCTGCGTCATGCGGCGACTCGCCGACAACGACGAGACCGGTGGCGCCGGGCAGGTGTGGCAGGCGGCGGCGCTCCCGTCCGGGGCCGCGCCAGCCGCCACCGAGCCCGACGGACCGCTTGCGGCGATGATCGGCAACCTGTTGGCGTACGAGGTGTTCCGGCTGACCACCGGCGCGCTGCCCGCCGAGACCGACGGGAGCGTGATCGTTCAGCACCTCGCCTCACTCGACGTGCTGACCGAGCAACTTCTTGCGCACCCCCGGTGCATCTTCTGCCGGCCGGCACCGCCCGAACCGGCCTGGACCACCGAAGGGCTGGACGAAGCGCCTGCCGAGGTCGCCCCCGCGGCCGACCCGGCCGCGGGGGCGCAGGAAGCGCTCGCACAGTTGGAGTCCCACCAACCGCTACTCCAGCCGCATCTGGGCGTGTTCCGTCGTTACGACGACGAGCGTTGGGACCAGACCCCGATCAAGGTGGGCGCGGTCGAGCTCACCGACGGCAGCGGCCGGCGCCGAACGGTGACCGCGTTCGACGTCCACCACGTCGCGGCGGCCCGGCTGCGGGCGCTACGGATCGCGGCCGTCGTCAACACCAGCAGCATCGCGGTCGGGACCCCCGCCCCTCAGGGCGCCGAGCGGGTCGACGCCGCCCGACTCGGCCTCGCCTCAGGCTGGGGCGACGCCCCGGTGCAACGGTGGGCCACCGCCCGGTCACTGCTCAGCCGCGAGGTGGTGGCGGTGCCGATGCCCGTGCTGGAGCCGTTCGGCGCGGCCAACCGCCGGCACGAGGCCGAGCCGACCAGCGCCGGTGGGGGAGCGGGCGGCGACCTCACCGAGGCCGTCCGGGCCGGCCTCGCCTCGGCGCTCGCCGGGCACACGCTACGGCAGGTCATCGCCGGTCGGGACACCGTCCGACGGATCCGCCCCGACACCATCGGCACCACCCCCGAGCTGGTGTTTCTCACCAGGTCAACAGCGAACCTGGGCGTCACCATGGAACTGCTCGACCTCGGTGGACAGCGCGACACCGGGGTGGCGGTGCTGCTGGCCCGCTCCTTTGACCCGGACCGCGGTCAATGGACGTTCGCGCTGACCGCCGATCCGGACTGGACGACGGCGGCCGCGGCGGCGCTGCGCGACGTGCTCGGTCAGGCCCAGCTTCGCGCGCAGGACCCCGAGCTCGTACCGGATATCGGCGACCCGGTGCTGGTCGACTTCGACCCCGGCACGGTGCCGGTGCACGACGAGGTGGACGCCGCCGGGGCGCGGCACCGCTGGGTCGACGTGCTGCAGCGGCTACCGGGACTCGGGTACGACGTGCTGGTGGCGCCCGTCGGTGGTGCGGACCTGGCCGCGGGCGGGCTGGTGGCGGTCAAAGTGCTGCTCGCCGCCGGAGACCACCGATGA